From the Chthoniobacterales bacterium genome, one window contains:
- a CDS encoding adenylate/guanylate cyclase domain-containing protein, which translates to MHWLGRHRRVALALICALCTGIIIGLALLRQVAFANSIWANETAFRDALERKGLRTKVHDEFVFLGIDEASKQLDQVSEEEVAGSPALQKMREEFPWSRAVYAELIDKLCDAGARLIIFDLTFDPGRAGDEEFRAALDRHRDRVVIGADIEASASSQTDKMGIIFVPPNKALIPDGFTDDRVGFVSIWPDADSRIRRINYAMTDSQIIAKMNGIEPGRARSGETIYESLDARSLRKLGFRNRIPPPGLSAMIRFGPNDAYQPRSLFEIFVPAYWERNYGNGSFFQNKVVLIGAASAIAHDVHPTPISDVTSGPITHFHSIAAALDGEFLNETGPWTNLALLLGAGFCAWVVVAFVRQTLVALLLLIGLSAGYLAAVVGLYNTQNVFLLTLPVLGSFSLSGLFSLGYDFTLERLEKLRTRRTLERYVSKNLVKEILDNPDSFYSSLRGVRVPATILFSDIVGFTSMTESADPEKLVKQLNEYLSRMTSAVFQHNGTLDKFIGDAVMAVWGNVGSRGVAEDAKACARAAVAMRRELAALNRRWEGEGTAPFHIGIGINHGDVLVGNIGSQEKADPTVIGDAVNLASRLEALTRTYAVDILVGARASELIRDEFHLRSVALVQVKGKTKPVELFTLIGAKGGDGDAEFIQRLETYEAGFRKFRARDFSGAKILFSQFLEFYPDDALAKMYLERSLEYEAQPPDEAWNAVEVFKKK; encoded by the coding sequence ATGCACTGGCTCGGACGTCATCGCCGCGTGGCGCTGGCGCTTATTTGCGCGCTCTGCACGGGCATAATTATCGGCCTGGCCCTGCTTCGGCAGGTTGCGTTTGCCAACAGCATTTGGGCAAACGAAACCGCGTTTCGCGATGCCCTCGAACGGAAGGGTCTTCGCACCAAAGTTCATGACGAATTTGTCTTCCTGGGGATCGATGAAGCGTCCAAGCAATTGGACCAGGTGAGCGAAGAGGAAGTCGCTGGTTCGCCCGCCCTGCAAAAAATGCGTGAAGAGTTCCCGTGGTCCCGGGCGGTTTATGCCGAGCTCATCGACAAACTCTGCGATGCCGGCGCGCGCCTGATTATCTTCGATCTGACCTTCGATCCGGGCCGCGCTGGCGATGAAGAATTCCGCGCGGCGCTCGATCGTCACCGCGACCGGGTTGTCATTGGTGCGGACATCGAAGCAAGCGCAAGTTCCCAGACTGACAAAATGGGCATCATTTTTGTGCCGCCAAACAAGGCGCTGATTCCGGATGGTTTCACCGACGACCGCGTCGGTTTCGTGAGTATCTGGCCGGACGCGGACAGCCGGATTCGCCGGATTAACTACGCCATGACCGATTCGCAGATCATTGCCAAGATGAATGGCATCGAACCGGGACGCGCCCGAAGCGGTGAGACGATCTACGAGTCCCTCGACGCGCGGTCACTCCGCAAGCTTGGCTTCCGCAATCGCATTCCTCCCCCGGGCTTATCCGCCATGATCCGTTTCGGACCGAACGATGCCTATCAGCCGCGTTCTCTTTTCGAGATTTTCGTTCCTGCCTATTGGGAGAGGAACTATGGCAACGGCAGTTTTTTCCAGAACAAGGTCGTGCTCATCGGTGCGGCCTCGGCCATTGCGCACGATGTCCATCCCACTCCTATCAGCGATGTGACTTCAGGGCCGATCACCCATTTCCATTCGATCGCCGCCGCGCTGGATGGCGAGTTTTTAAACGAAACCGGGCCCTGGACAAACCTCGCTCTGTTGCTCGGCGCGGGCTTCTGCGCCTGGGTGGTGGTTGCCTTTGTCCGGCAGACGCTGGTCGCGCTTCTCCTTCTCATCGGGCTCAGTGCCGGCTATCTCGCCGCCGTGGTGGGACTCTATAACACGCAGAATGTTTTTCTGCTTACCCTCCCTGTCCTTGGCTCCTTCAGCCTGAGCGGACTGTTCTCCCTCGGCTACGATTTTACTCTGGAGCGCCTGGAGAAGCTCCGCACCCGCCGCACGCTCGAGCGTTACGTCTCGAAGAATCTCGTGAAGGAAATCCTCGATAACCCCGATAGCTTTTACAGCAGTCTGCGCGGAGTGCGGGTGCCGGCCACGATCTTGTTTTCCGACATTGTCGGGTTCACCTCCATGACGGAAAGCGCCGATCCCGAGAAGCTGGTGAAGCAACTCAACGAATATCTGAGCCGGATGACTAGCGCCGTTTTCCAGCACAACGGCACCCTCGATAAGTTTATCGGCGACGCTGTGATGGCGGTGTGGGGAAATGTTGGCAGCCGGGGCGTGGCGGAAGATGCGAAAGCCTGCGCCCGGGCTGCGGTAGCCATGCGACGCGAACTCGCGGCACTAAATAGAAGATGGGAAGGGGAAGGGACCGCGCCGTTCCATATCGGCATCGGCATTAATCATGGCGACGTCCTGGTGGGCAACATCGGCTCCCAGGAAAAGGCCGATCCGACTGTCATCGGCGACGCCGTCAATTTGGCCTCGCGGCTCGAAGCCCTGACGCGGACCTACGCGGTCGACATTCTGGTCGGCGCGCGGGCGAGCGAATTAATCCGCGACGAGTTTCATCTCCGCAGCGTCGCGCTGGTGCAGGTGAAAGGGAAAACAAAACCGGTCGAGTTGTTCACCCTCATCGGGGCGAAGGGCGGCGATGGAGACGCGGAGTTTATTCAGCGGCTGGAAACTTATGAAGCGGGCTTTCGGAAATTCCGGGCCCGCGATTTTAGCGGAGCAAAGATCCTTTTCTCACAGTTCCTCGAGTTTTATCCTGATGACGCCCTGGCGAAAATGTATCTCGAGCGTTCCCTGGAATACGAGGCCCAGCCGCCGGACGAAGCGTGGAATGCGGTCGAGGTATTTAAGAAAAAATAG
- the rplT gene encoding 50S ribosomal protein L20 gives MPRATNAPASRERRKRVLDQAKGYRGRRSKLFRYAKDATMKGKYWAYRDRKTRKRTFRYLWIQRLNAAVRAQGLTYSRFAEGLKAANIGLDRKILSDLAITDEAAFKGIVEQVKTALEEKAKSKKKAA, from the coding sequence ATGCCAAGAGCAACTAACGCCCCGGCCAGCCGGGAGCGACGCAAACGCGTTCTCGACCAAGCCAAGGGATATCGCGGTCGCCGTTCCAAACTTTTCCGTTACGCGAAAGACGCGACGATGAAAGGAAAGTATTGGGCCTATCGCGACCGTAAAACCCGCAAGCGCACTTTCCGCTATCTCTGGATCCAGCGTTTGAACGCCGCCGTCCGGGCCCAGGGTCTCACTTACAGCCGTTTCGCCGAGGGCTTGAAAGCAGCCAACATCGGCCTCGATCGAAAGATCTTGTCCGACCTGGCCATCACGGATGAAGCCGCCTTCAAAGGCATCGTCGAGCAGGTAAAGACCGCGCTCGAAGAAAAGGCGAAATCAAAGAAGAAAGCGGCGTAA
- a CDS encoding acyl carrier protein, with protein MTDKSIEEKVKDIIVEQLGVNPEQVTPTASFIEDLGADSLDIVELVMAFEEEFSVEVPDEDAEKLQTVGDVVKYIEEKSSKQ; from the coding sequence ATGACGGACAAATCAATCGAAGAGAAGGTAAAGGACATCATCGTCGAACAGCTCGGCGTTAATCCGGAACAGGTCACGCCCACGGCGTCGTTCATTGAAGATTTGGGTGCGGATTCGCTCGATATCGTTGAGCTCGTCATGGCGTTCGAAGAGGAATTTTCCGTCGAAGTGCCGGATGAAGATGCCGAGAAACTTCAGACCGTCGGCGACGTCGTGAAGTACATCGAAGAGAAATCTTCGAAGCAATAG
- a CDS encoding mechanosensitive ion channel domain-containing protein, giving the protein MSFALFEKPLFYMGEHYVSFLGLMAFGGLFAAGLLMARGLQSELVRRFLARFKLDTNFIAIVTTILSATSLVFFTVNAVNAAGIPLLWTAPLPGIALSLLQVFLLITMLVSVFWVSSRTKRFLFNRYLVRSGLDRSLQYAIAQIVSNLVLVIGIFLVLENTGIHLGALTVFAGAVGVGVGFGLQNIASNFISGLVILAERPITIGDRVEVAGVVGQVQQIRARSTVILTNDNISMIVPNTKFIDSPVTNWTYGDPRVRFRIPIGVAYGSDVNKVREALIAAGSSNAHVLTDPAPSVFLKQFGESSIDFELVVWSSEMSHRPSRFKSDLNFAIEEKLREAGIEIPFPQRDLHIRSGGPKADLL; this is encoded by the coding sequence GTGAGCTTTGCCCTCTTCGAAAAACCCCTTTTTTACATGGGGGAACATTACGTTTCTTTCCTGGGATTGATGGCCTTCGGCGGCCTTTTCGCGGCCGGTCTCCTCATGGCCCGGGGACTCCAGAGCGAGCTCGTTCGGCGCTTCCTGGCCCGGTTTAAACTCGATACCAATTTTATCGCGATCGTCACCACGATCCTGAGCGCGACCTCGCTGGTTTTTTTCACAGTCAACGCGGTGAACGCCGCCGGCATCCCGCTGCTTTGGACCGCGCCCCTGCCGGGAATCGCTCTGAGCCTGCTCCAGGTCTTTCTCCTAATTACAATGCTGGTCTCCGTTTTCTGGGTCTCCTCGCGAACGAAGCGTTTTCTCTTCAACCGCTACCTGGTCAGAAGCGGGCTCGACCGCTCACTCCAGTACGCCATCGCTCAAATCGTCAGCAACCTGGTCCTCGTCATCGGCATCTTCCTGGTTCTTGAAAACACCGGAATCCATCTCGGCGCCCTCACCGTTTTTGCCGGTGCGGTCGGCGTCGGCGTCGGCTTCGGTTTGCAGAACATCGCCAGCAATTTCATCAGCGGCCTCGTCATCCTGGCGGAGCGCCCGATCACCATTGGCGACCGGGTGGAAGTCGCGGGCGTGGTCGGCCAGGTTCAGCAGATTCGCGCCCGGAGTACCGTGATTCTGACCAACGACAATATCTCGATGATCGTGCCGAACACGAAATTCATCGATTCGCCCGTCACCAACTGGACCTACGGCGATCCCCGGGTGCGGTTTCGCATTCCGATCGGGGTGGCTTACGGGAGTGACGTCAACAAAGTGCGGGAAGCGCTCATCGCCGCCGGCAGCAGCAACGCTCATGTCCTGACCGATCCCGCTCCGAGCGTGTTCCTCAAGCAGTTCGGGGAAAGCTCGATCGACTTCGAACTGGTGGTCTGGAGCAGCGAAATGAGCCATCGGCCCAGCCGTTTCAAGAGCGACCTGAATTTCGCCATCGAAGAAAAGCTGCGCGAGGCCGGGATCGAGATTCCCTTCCCGCAACGCGATCTGCATATCCGGAGCGGCGGCCCGAAGGCAGATCTTCTGTAG
- a CDS encoding GNAT family N-acetyltransferase has protein sequence MLTDQTIPFSSGVARILSRRDLAQHEAWTRAFEGKSKDHRFYEIVADTLGSNFEHHYLLLEDSAGKVRGIQPVFFVQQNLVEGIPGLRAAVEKIRRRFPRFLTMRLLMIGNAAGEGHLSGCAAGDEAWVARALREVLPIFARQSKASLIVFKDFPATYRDALTDLAQAGFTRVPSMPMTELTLDYRDFDHYVTTLGASTRKDLRRKFRRIAQAEPIRVEVTADLTPYVDEVYPLYLQVHERSPMKFERLTKQYLSELGRRMPDRVRFFIWRQHEKAIAFSVALVHEGTIYDDYLGLDYRVALDLHLYFYTLRDILSWSLEQGLKRYRSSPLNYQPKLHLGCTLYPLDLYVRHANPALNKAFRPFLKLLQPTRHDPVLQRFPNAPELHGERK, from the coding sequence ATGCTCACTGATCAAACGATCCCCTTCAGCAGTGGCGTCGCCCGTATCCTATCGCGCCGTGACCTCGCCCAGCACGAAGCCTGGACGCGCGCGTTCGAAGGCAAATCGAAGGACCACCGTTTCTACGAAATCGTGGCCGATACCCTCGGTTCGAATTTCGAGCACCATTATCTTCTGCTCGAAGACAGCGCCGGAAAGGTTCGGGGCATTCAGCCGGTCTTCTTCGTGCAGCAAAACCTGGTGGAAGGAATTCCGGGGCTTCGCGCTGCGGTCGAAAAAATTCGGCGCCGGTTTCCGCGGTTTCTGACCATGCGCCTGCTCATGATCGGAAACGCGGCGGGCGAAGGACACCTGTCGGGGTGCGCGGCTGGCGACGAAGCCTGGGTGGCGCGGGCTCTTCGCGAGGTTCTGCCCATTTTCGCGCGGCAATCGAAAGCGTCGCTCATCGTCTTCAAGGATTTTCCGGCGACTTACCGCGACGCGCTGACCGATCTCGCGCAGGCCGGGTTCACCCGCGTTCCAAGCATGCCGATGACGGAGCTGACGCTCGATTACCGCGACTTCGATCATTACGTGACGACGCTCGGCGCTTCGACTCGAAAAGATCTGCGGCGAAAATTCCGGCGGATCGCGCAGGCCGAACCGATCAGAGTGGAAGTGACGGCCGATCTCACCCCGTACGTCGACGAAGTTTATCCGCTCTATCTCCAGGTCCATGAGCGTTCGCCCATGAAGTTCGAGCGCCTGACGAAGCAGTATCTCTCCGAGCTCGGCCGCCGAATGCCGGACCGCGTCCGTTTTTTTATCTGGCGCCAGCATGAAAAGGCGATTGCGTTTAGTGTCGCGCTCGTGCATGAGGGCACGATCTACGACGATTACCTGGGCTTGGATTACCGCGTGGCGCTTGATCTTCATCTCTACTTTTACACGTTGCGCGACATTCTGAGCTGGTCGCTCGAGCAGGGACTAAAACGTTATCGAAGCAGTCCGCTGAATTATCAGCCGAAGCTGCATCTCGGGTGCACGCTCTACCCCCTCGATCTCTATGTCCGCCACGCTAATCCCGCCTTGAACAAGGCTTTTCGGCCCTTCTTGAAATTGCTTCAACCGACGCGGCACGACCCGGTGTTGCAACGTTTCCCAAACGCGCCCGAACTCCATGGCGAGCGAAAGTAG
- a CDS encoding low affinity iron permease family protein encodes MANHKTNGPGKNGGNSGNDRDLFCRIRDAFGVFARKTSNILGSAWAFVIALLIIVVWAITGPTFHYSDTWQLIINTGTTIVTFLMVFLIQNTQNRDAKAVHLKLDELIRALGPARNKLVDLEKLSDDELKALEGEFERLRQKAEGAKEEVEELEETAKK; translated from the coding sequence ATGGCGAACCACAAAACCAACGGTCCCGGGAAAAATGGCGGGAACAGCGGTAACGACCGCGATCTCTTCTGCCGAATCCGCGATGCCTTCGGGGTCTTCGCGCGAAAGACCTCGAATATTCTGGGAAGCGCATGGGCGTTCGTCATCGCGCTCCTGATCATCGTCGTCTGGGCGATTACCGGTCCGACCTTTCATTACTCGGATACCTGGCAGCTCATTATCAACACGGGGACAACCATCGTGACCTTCTTGATGGTGTTCCTGATCCAGAATACCCAGAACCGCGACGCGAAAGCGGTGCATTTGAAACTCGACGAGCTCATCCGCGCTCTGGGCCCTGCCCGGAACAAGCTGGTCGATTTGGAAAAACTGTCTGACGACGAACTCAAAGCGCTGGAGGGCGAATTCGAAAGGCTCCGCCAGAAGGCAGAAGGCGCTAAAGAGGAAGTCGAAGAGCTGGAGGAGACAGCCAAAAAGTAG
- the nth gene encoding endonuclease III: MTVRERVAALVKALPKVYPNAHCELDFRNPLELLVATILSAQCTDKRVNAVTPALFAKYKSAADYAKAPPATLEKMIRTTGFFRSKTKSLRGMAAAVVAKHGGQVPDTMEQLHGLPGVGRKTANVVLGNAFHKDEGIVVDTHVMRLSHRFKITRQTDPEKIEQDLMKLVPKEHWTNWSHWLIWHGRRRCFARKPDCHRCEIFKLCPSGKAFVRSGEALAPPD; encoded by the coding sequence ATGACGGTGCGCGAACGCGTGGCGGCGCTGGTCAAAGCGCTGCCGAAGGTTTATCCGAACGCGCATTGTGAGCTCGATTTTCGGAATCCGCTCGAGCTGCTGGTCGCGACAATTTTGTCGGCGCAGTGCACCGACAAGCGGGTGAACGCCGTCACCCCCGCCTTGTTTGCGAAGTACAAATCAGCCGCCGATTACGCAAAAGCTCCGCCGGCTACCCTCGAGAAAATGATTCGGACTACCGGCTTTTTCCGGAGCAAAACGAAGAGTCTTCGCGGCATGGCGGCGGCAGTTGTCGCAAAGCACGGGGGCCAGGTTCCCGATACGATGGAGCAGTTGCATGGTCTGCCGGGCGTCGGCCGAAAGACGGCCAACGTCGTGCTCGGCAATGCCTTTCATAAGGACGAAGGAATCGTCGTCGACACTCACGTGATGCGGCTGTCGCATCGCTTCAAGATCACGCGCCAGACCGACCCGGAAAAAATCGAGCAGGACCTGATGAAGCTCGTCCCGAAGGAGCATTGGACGAACTGGAGCCACTGGCTGATCTGGCACGGCCGGCGGCGTTGCTTCGCCCGCAAGCCGGATTGTCACCGCTGCGAGATCTTCAAGCTTTGTCCGAGCGGCAAAGCTTTCGTCCGCTCCGGCGAAGCGCTGGCTCCGCCAGATTAG
- a CDS encoding PGPGW domain-containing protein produces MRFLVTSLRKLVIGIIGGTVLAIGIALIVLPGPAFIVIPIGLAILATEFAWARSAVNRAKAVVGKGGASR; encoded by the coding sequence ATGAGATTCCTGGTTACCTCCCTCCGCAAACTCGTCATCGGAATTATCGGCGGCACCGTGCTCGCGATCGGGATCGCGCTGATCGTTTTACCCGGTCCCGCCTTCATTGTGATTCCGATCGGTCTCGCGATCCTGGCCACGGAGTTTGCCTGGGCGCGGAGCGCCGTTAACAGGGCGAAAGCGGTGGTAGGCAAAGGAGGGGCGTCGCGATGA
- the hflX gene encoding GTPase HflX — MIDVSPKKKQERALLIGLEQEGISKWDLRDSMEELAELANSAGAEVVDTVTQKLQKPTAPYYIGKGKAELIKESFKDQSVTSVIFDDELSPAQGRNLENLLSRKVLDRTQLILDIFAQRARSREGRLQIELAQLQYLLPRLTRMWTHLSRQTGGIGTRGPGETQLEVDRRRVQERIARLERELEGVRRVRLVQRQGRKRHQWPVAAVVGYTNAGKSTLLNLLTGADVVAEDKLFATLDPTTRNLTLPNRQRLLLTDTVGFLRKLPHTLIESFKATLEEVSEADLLIHVVDLSHPRVDEHIEAVDTVIKELGAFGKQTLMVFNKIDLLENDELVEVYAKKFPGSVAISARKGIGVSGLVQALQDQLGAWRLRSRFRVPLSEPGLIAEIHRVGHVLELRYEGEFALIVAHTPPQLQQKLAPFVA, encoded by the coding sequence ATGATTGACGTTAGTCCGAAAAAGAAACAGGAGCGCGCGCTCCTGATCGGTCTCGAGCAGGAAGGGATCTCGAAATGGGATCTCCGCGATTCGATGGAAGAACTCGCCGAGCTGGCGAATTCCGCCGGCGCGGAAGTGGTCGACACGGTGACGCAAAAACTCCAAAAGCCGACCGCACCCTATTATATCGGCAAAGGCAAAGCAGAACTGATCAAGGAGTCGTTCAAGGACCAGTCCGTCACCTCGGTGATATTCGACGACGAGCTTTCACCGGCCCAGGGGCGCAACCTCGAGAATCTTCTGTCGCGAAAAGTGCTCGATCGCACCCAGCTCATTCTCGACATCTTCGCGCAACGCGCCCGCAGCCGGGAAGGCCGCCTCCAGATCGAGCTGGCGCAATTGCAATATCTTCTGCCGCGCTTGACGCGGATGTGGACGCACCTTTCGCGGCAAACGGGCGGGATCGGAACCCGCGGGCCGGGTGAGACTCAGCTCGAAGTTGATCGACGCCGCGTCCAGGAACGGATCGCGCGTTTGGAGCGCGAGCTGGAAGGTGTTCGCAGAGTCCGCCTGGTCCAGCGCCAGGGGCGGAAACGCCATCAATGGCCCGTCGCGGCCGTGGTCGGGTATACGAACGCCGGAAAATCGACTTTGTTAAACCTGCTCACGGGCGCCGATGTCGTCGCCGAGGACAAACTGTTTGCCACGCTCGATCCCACGACCCGCAACCTGACGCTGCCGAACCGGCAACGCCTCCTGCTCACCGATACGGTCGGTTTTTTGCGCAAACTGCCCCACACCCTGATCGAGTCTTTCAAGGCGACTCTCGAAGAAGTGAGCGAGGCCGACCTGCTGATCCACGTGGTCGATCTCAGCCACCCGCGCGTCGACGAGCATATCGAAGCGGTGGACACCGTGATCAAGGAGCTGGGCGCTTTCGGAAAACAAACGCTCATGGTCTTTAACAAAATCGACCTGCTCGAGAACGATGAGCTGGTCGAGGTTTATGCAAAGAAATTCCCGGGCAGCGTGGCGATCTCGGCCCGAAAAGGAATTGGGGTGTCCGGTTTGGTTCAGGCGCTGCAGGATCAACTTGGCGCCTGGCGGCTGCGCTCGCGCTTTCGGGTGCCGCTTTCCGAACCGGGATTGATCGCGGAAATCCATCGCGTCGGCCACGTGCTGGAGTTGCGCTACGAAGGGGAATTTGCGTTGATCGTCGCGCACACCCCGCCGCAGCTGCAGCAAAAGCTCGCTCCATTCGTTGCGTAG
- the miaA gene encoding tRNA (adenosine(37)-N6)-dimethylallyltransferase MiaA — protein sequence MKRVFYIVGPTAVGKSEIAAEVAHRLGAEVLSADAFQIYCGLDILTAKPDRETLAKAPHHLIGAVPLSEEMNAEKFRDAASEIIGRGKPVIVVGGTGLYIKALTHGLASLPAADQPLRQRLEGATNEELLRSLVALDPVTAEKIDRHNRRRLVRAVEVCLLTGRRFSAQRGEWKDSASANGVRLERDRAELSARIDRRVEQMFAAGVLEEVRDVKNVGPTAAQTLGLREIRSLIAGEISQAECIAEIQQATRRYAKRQLTWFRGQTNFPSLNLSAHDSAEAVEFISQSVSRVLTSG from the coding sequence ATGAAACGCGTTTTCTACATCGTCGGCCCGACTGCAGTCGGAAAGTCCGAAATCGCGGCCGAGGTCGCGCATCGGCTTGGGGCCGAGGTTCTCAGCGCCGACGCCTTCCAGATTTATTGCGGGCTCGACATCTTAACGGCGAAACCGGACCGCGAGACATTGGCGAAGGCGCCCCATCACTTGATTGGCGCCGTGCCGCTGAGCGAGGAAATGAACGCGGAAAAGTTTCGCGACGCCGCGAGTGAGATTATTGGACGCGGCAAGCCGGTGATCGTCGTTGGTGGAACGGGTCTCTATATCAAAGCGCTCACCCACGGACTGGCCTCGCTGCCAGCCGCCGATCAGCCACTGCGCCAAAGGCTCGAAGGCGCCACGAACGAAGAATTATTGCGGAGCCTCGTCGCCCTGGATCCGGTGACGGCCGAAAAGATCGACCGGCATAATCGGCGGCGCCTGGTTCGCGCCGTGGAAGTTTGCTTGCTGACGGGCCGGCGTTTTTCCGCGCAGCGAGGCGAATGGAAGGACTCGGCTTCCGCGAACGGCGTTCGGCTCGAACGCGACCGGGCTGAGTTATCCGCGCGCATAGATCGCCGAGTGGAACAAATGTTCGCAGCCGGTGTTTTAGAAGAAGTGCGTGATGTGAAAAATGTCGGCCCGACCGCCGCCCAAACGCTGGGCCTGCGCGAGATCCGTTCCCTTATTGCCGGCGAGATCTCGCAGGCGGAATGCATCGCGGAAATTCAGCAGGCCACGCGCCGCTACGCCAAAAGGCAGTTGACCTGGTTTCGCGGGCAAACTAATTTTCCGTCGCTGAACCTTTCCGCGCACGATTCTGCTGAAGCCGTCGAGTTCATCTCGCAAAGTGTGTCGCGTGTTCTCACCTCTGGATGA
- a CDS encoding RNA-binding protein: MQSPRSNGSEPSRPSRKPEAVEVTTPRLYVGNLSFDATESDLFELFNGVGAVQNAEVVTYKHNQRSKGFAFVQMQTVDEAKRAVEELHDKEFLGRKLVVSGAKSSEHHSAA; this comes from the coding sequence ATGCAGTCACCCCGCAGCAACGGTTCGGAACCGTCACGCCCCTCGCGCAAGCCGGAAGCAGTCGAAGTGACTACGCCCCGGCTTTACGTCGGGAACCTGTCGTTTGATGCGACGGAGAGCGACTTGTTCGAGCTCTTCAACGGGGTCGGCGCAGTCCAGAACGCCGAAGTCGTGACCTATAAACATAATCAGCGTTCGAAAGGGTTCGCCTTTGTCCAGATGCAAACTGTCGACGAAGCCAAGCGCGCCGTTGAGGAATTGCACGACAAGGAATTTCTGGGCCGGAAGCTGGTCGTGAGCGGGGCGAAATCGAGCGAGCATCACTCCGCTGCCTGA
- a CDS encoding GDP-mannose 4,6-dehydratase, producing MRILVTGGAGFIGSHLVEKLLAAGHEVSIIDDFNDFYDPQIKRANVEAFAAEVPIHRLDLRDGAAVTQLFQNEKFDTVAHLAARAGVRPSIQQPQLYYETNVGGTLNLLDAARQTGVGRFIFASSSSVYGICKEVPFSEEFRLTQTISPYAATKVAGEFLCSTYSHLYQMRIVALRFFTVYGARQRPDLAIHQFTRKILAGEPINQFGDGTTRRDYTYIDDIIQGVMAAFDYNGPLYDLFNLGESETIQLKDLIAAIEKTVGKKATINQLPEQAGDVPLTCADISKARRLLGYNPTTPLSAGLPKFVDWFRAKQKEKNKRPTSNVQRPTSK from the coding sequence ATGCGCATTCTGGTCACGGGCGGGGCAGGGTTTATCGGCTCGCACCTCGTCGAGAAATTACTCGCCGCCGGACACGAAGTCTCGATCATCGACGATTTCAATGACTTTTACGATCCCCAGATCAAGCGGGCCAACGTTGAAGCCTTCGCCGCTGAGGTCCCGATTCATCGGCTCGATTTGCGCGACGGCGCGGCGGTGACGCAGCTTTTTCAGAACGAGAAATTTGACACGGTCGCGCACCTGGCCGCGCGAGCCGGGGTGCGGCCGTCGATCCAGCAACCGCAGCTTTATTACGAGACGAACGTTGGCGGGACCCTGAATCTTCTGGACGCCGCCCGGCAGACGGGCGTAGGCCGGTTCATCTTCGCGTCGAGCTCATCGGTCTACGGGATCTGCAAGGAAGTTCCATTTTCGGAAGAGTTCCGTCTCACCCAAACAATCAGTCCGTATGCGGCCACGAAAGTCGCGGGAGAGTTTCTCTGCTCCACTTACTCGCATCTTTACCAAATGCGGATTGTGGCGCTCCGGTTTTTTACCGTCTATGGCGCGCGACAACGGCCCGACCTGGCGATCCATCAGTTCACGCGGAAAATTCTGGCCGGCGAACCGATCAACCAATTCGGTGACGGAACCACGCGGCGCGACTACACCTACATCGACGACATCATCCAGGGAGTGATGGCCGCGTTCGATTACAACGGGCCGCTCTACGATTTGTTCAATCTGGGCGAGAGCGAGACGATCCAGTTGAAAGACCTGATTGCCGCGATTGAAAAGACGGTCGGAAAGAAAGCGACGATTAATCAGCTGCCGGAACAGGCCGGTGACGTCCCGCTGACCTGCGCGGATATTTCGAAGGCGAGGAGGCTGTTGGGGTACAACCCGACGACGCCGTTGAGCGCGGGGCTGCCGAAGTTCGTGGATTGGTTCCGGGCAAAGCAAAAGGAGAAAAACAAACGTCCAACGTCCAACGTCCAACGTCCAACGTCGAAATAG